The following are encoded together in the Natronincola ferrireducens genome:
- a CDS encoding Kae1-like domain-containing protein, translating to MTKEKVVIGLDTSNYTTSLGVVNLQGQLIQDERILLPVKKGNLGLRQSEALFHHIKGLPLLAQRTSGYEIVAISSAIKPRPIEDSYMPVFLAAESFGKTMSNLWDVAFYGFSHQEGHIKAGLWSTGVKPSKPFLALHLSGGTTEALKVIPKDIGYEIEIIGGTTDISAGQFIDRIGVKLNLPFPAGPHLEKILENQDLQLLKGNPPISVKGNYISFSGPETHFQREIKEASNPVEIAYGVFQCVARSLYKWIDNLLKSYPSDEILFVGGVASNKIIRSYLQDKLQKRLKLYFGDGQYCSDNGVGIAVLGVESYLDHKKQLK from the coding sequence ATGACTAAGGAAAAGGTTGTTATAGGCCTAGATACCAGTAACTATACAACATCTTTAGGGGTAGTAAATCTTCAAGGTCAGCTTATTCAAGATGAGAGAATACTTTTGCCGGTTAAAAAGGGGAACTTAGGATTAAGACAATCGGAGGCTTTATTTCACCATATAAAGGGTTTGCCTCTGCTGGCACAGAGGACCTCTGGCTATGAAATAGTAGCAATAAGTAGTGCTATAAAGCCAAGACCTATAGAGGATTCCTATATGCCTGTGTTTTTGGCGGCAGAATCCTTTGGCAAAACCATGAGTAATTTATGGGATGTGGCTTTTTATGGGTTTAGTCATCAGGAAGGACATATTAAAGCAGGATTATGGTCTACAGGCGTAAAGCCTTCAAAACCCTTTTTAGCCCTTCATCTATCTGGTGGTACAACGGAGGCTCTAAAGGTAATTCCTAAGGATATAGGCTATGAAATTGAAATAATAGGTGGCACCACTGATATTAGTGCAGGACAGTTTATTGACAGAATTGGTGTAAAGCTTAATCTTCCCTTTCCTGCTGGACCTCATTTAGAAAAAATTCTAGAAAATCAAGACTTGCAGTTACTAAAGGGAAATCCACCTATATCTGTTAAGGGAAACTATATTAGTTTTTCTGGACCAGAAACCCATTTTCAAAGAGAAATAAAAGAAGCCAGCAACCCAGTAGAAATAGCCTATGGTGTTTTTCAATGTGTTGCTAGATCATTATACAAGTGGATTGATAATCTTTTAAAGTCTTATCCTAGTGATGAAATATTGTTTGTTGGTGGAGTAGCCTCTAATAAAATAATTAGAAGCTACCTGCAGGATAAACTACAGAAGAGGTTAAAGCTGTACTTTGGTGATGGCCAATATTGTTCAGACAATGGGGTAGGGATTGCTGTTTTAGGTGTAGAAAGCTATTTGGACCATAAAAAACAATTAAAGTAA
- the nusB gene encoding transcription antitermination factor NusB, producing the protein MNRKLARELCMKILFEMLMNKEYNIEILDNYLSSDEREDSQGQYVHTVISSSIQHIEEVNGLIKKYAIGWTLDRIAKVDLAILQLAVIEILHMEDIPYNVSINEAVELAKKYSSDESTSFINGILGKFVEKEGIKKHD; encoded by the coding sequence ATGAATAGAAAATTAGCTAGAGAATTATGTATGAAGATATTGTTTGAGATGCTTATGAATAAAGAATACAATATAGAAATACTGGATAATTATCTATCTTCTGATGAAAGAGAGGATAGTCAGGGTCAGTACGTACATACTGTCATCAGTAGTAGTATTCAGCATATAGAAGAAGTCAATGGGCTTATAAAGAAATATGCAATTGGCTGGACATTAGATCGTATTGCAAAAGTAGATTTGGCAATTTTGCAGTTAGCCGTAATAGAAATTTTACATATGGAGGATATCCCCTATAATGTATCTATTAATGAGGCTGTAGAGCTGGCTAAAAAGTATAGTAGCGATGAATCCACCTCTTTTATAAACGGTATATTAGGAAAATTTGTGGAAAAAGAAGGCATTAAAAAGCATGACTAA
- a CDS encoding Asp23/Gls24 family envelope stress response protein, whose amino-acid sequence MDALEKLEYGEVKIADEVIATIAGLAATEVQGVCGMSGGLVDGIAEILGKKSLSKGVKIEVSNDGVAIDLYIIVDYGTKIPDIAWNIQDNVKTTIESMTGITVMDVNIHIQGVSFPKEVAEENLPNKN is encoded by the coding sequence ATGGATGCACTTGAAAAGCTAGAATACGGAGAAGTGAAAATAGCAGATGAAGTTATAGCAACTATAGCAGGCTTAGCAGCCACCGAAGTGCAAGGGGTATGTGGAATGAGTGGGGGCTTAGTGGATGGTATAGCTGAAATTTTAGGAAAAAAGAGCTTGTCAAAGGGTGTGAAAATTGAAGTTTCCAATGATGGTGTAGCCATAGATTTATATATTATTGTTGATTATGGAACAAAAATTCCAGATATAGCTTGGAACATTCAGGACAATGTAAAAACTACGATAGAAAGTATGACGGGTATCACCGTTATGGATGTAAATATTCATATTCAAGGGGTTAGTTTTCCTAAGGAGGTCGCGGAAGAAAATCTCCCTAATAAAAATTAA
- a CDS encoding SpoIIIAH-like family protein, with protein sequence MKISKTGKKNFIIFSLVMMLGLIGYVNYNLNKQSLLQTSSELEQYRMTMLEESGVMMDLLEEELALLDSMEGVELDDLEVLEDIQEGNTQDDFDEAQIVDSRSFNEVTDLAQETNNRIAETITSKESMKSSIYFIESKLERDKKRSEMISHLNDMINNQLTSEDIRMQAESIKLEVIASTEKEVLIENMIIAKGFSDAIVYLTDNSINVVVNSQVLTEKDVAQIVDVIRRETNIGMDGITIMSKK encoded by the coding sequence ATGAAAATTTCAAAAACAGGTAAAAAAAATTTTATTATTTTTTCTTTGGTAATGATGTTGGGACTTATTGGATATGTAAACTACAATTTAAACAAACAATCTCTACTACAGACCTCCAGTGAATTAGAACAATATAGAATGACCATGTTAGAGGAAAGTGGTGTGATGATGGATTTACTTGAGGAGGAATTAGCTTTATTAGATAGTATGGAGGGTGTTGAGCTAGACGATCTAGAGGTTCTAGAAGATATACAAGAGGGTAACACTCAAGATGATTTTGATGAAGCACAAATTGTGGATAGTAGAAGCTTTAATGAGGTTACTGATTTGGCACAGGAAACCAATAATCGGATTGCAGAAACAATTACTAGCAAGGAGTCAATGAAAAGTAGTATTTATTTTATTGAAAGTAAGCTTGAAAGAGATAAAAAACGAAGTGAGATGATTAGTCATCTAAATGATATGATAAACAATCAACTGACTAGTGAAGATATAAGAATGCAGGCCGAAAGTATAAAGTTAGAGGTGATAGCTAGTACTGAAAAAGAAGTGTTAATTGAAAATATGATTATAGCTAAAGGCTTTAGTGATGCCATCGTATACTTAACAGATAATTCCATTAACGTTGTGGTAAATAGTCAAGTCTTAACAGAAAAGGATGTAGCACAAATTGTTGATGTTATAAGACGGGAGACAAATATAGGGATGGATGGGATAACAATTATGAGTAAAAAGTAG
- the spoIIIAG gene encoding stage III sporulation protein AG, whose product MRGKNLNDILKELFSKKYMANILVLLAIALMALIVSSDFLSRDSKTRNTYEDPLGDVLVQQPQQAMTEEEIVEYRLKRILETIRGVGEVEVMITLEMGSEIIPASNSTRSADTTEEKDSNGGTRTMISESTTETIVIANEPSGHKPLVLKEIKPQVNGVIVVAEGAENIEVKAKLYDAVKTVLQVPGHKVQVYSKN is encoded by the coding sequence ATGAGGGGTAAAAATTTAAACGATATACTGAAGGAATTATTTTCTAAAAAGTATATGGCCAATATTTTAGTTTTACTGGCAATAGCATTGATGGCTTTGATTGTATCCAGTGATTTTTTATCAAGGGATTCTAAGACAAGAAATACCTATGAGGATCCACTGGGGGATGTGCTGGTACAGCAGCCTCAACAAGCCATGACAGAGGAAGAAATTGTGGAATATAGATTAAAAAGAATATTAGAGACAATAAGAGGTGTTGGAGAAGTGGAGGTTATGATTACTCTCGAAATGGGATCAGAAATTATTCCTGCATCCAATAGTACTAGATCTGCAGATACAACGGAGGAGAAGGATTCCAATGGTGGTACAAGAACAATGATTTCAGAAAGCACCACCGAAACGATTGTTATAGCCAATGAACCCAGTGGTCATAAACCATTGGTTTTAAAGGAAATAAAGCCTCAGGTAAATGGCGTAATTGTAGTGGCGGAGGGTGCAGAGAATATAGAAGTAAAGGCTAAATTATATGATGCAGTAAAAACAGTTCTACAGGTGCCGGGACATAAGGTACAGGTATATTCCAAAAACTAG
- the spoIIIAF gene encoding stage III sporulation protein AF, with translation MDIIREWIITIVSIIVFITFVEILIPNSDNKRYINVVVGLLIMIVILSPVFQVIKGDVDLGNKILEASNQMEHTTIKNTISHQKDYVQTEMVMALYKENLIQQMEHRIEAISDYGVENIQLEVEEKDQSNLGMIYGVDITLKAYKKVNIEKKDIEPVKINVLLNENDNTVEAGSILIDNEGERIKNDFSIYYNLPKDNINIYILKDK, from the coding sequence GTGGACATTATTAGAGAATGGATTATAACGATTGTGTCAATTATTGTATTTATTACCTTTGTAGAAATATTAATACCAAATTCTGATAACAAAAGGTATATTAATGTTGTTGTAGGTCTACTGATTATGATTGTAATTTTAAGTCCAGTGTTTCAAGTGATTAAGGGAGATGTAGATCTAGGAAATAAAATTTTAGAGGCTTCTAATCAGATGGAGCATACAACCATAAAAAATACAATTTCTCACCAGAAGGATTATGTGCAAACCGAGATGGTGATGGCTTTATATAAGGAGAACTTAATTCAACAAATGGAGCATCGGATAGAAGCTATATCGGATTATGGTGTAGAAAATATACAACTGGAGGTAGAAGAGAAGGATCAAAGTAATCTTGGAATGATTTATGGGGTGGATATAACATTAAAAGCCTATAAAAAAGTTAACATAGAAAAAAAAGATATTGAACCTGTAAAAATTAATGTTCTACTTAACGAAAATGATAATACTGTAGAGGCTGGAAGCATATTGATAGATAATGAAGGGGAAAGAATTAAAAATGATTTTAGTATTTACTACAATTTACCAAAGGACAACATAAATATTTATATACTAAAGGATAAATAA
- the spoIIIAE gene encoding stage III sporulation protein AE: MNKIIKIFVVTLCCYFFLFSIVWGQEDGLTPEKIIQNQIERLETQELQEIMDVINRDLEEYIPKIEFKAFIINVLKGESTISFNELLKGSVRFLFREVIANWRLLVQIIILASICAVLKNLQSAFENEVVGKLAYNVCYLVIISISIKSFMIAVHIGKETIDLMVSFMQALMPVLLAMLMAIGGITTSAFLHPILLGAIGFVGTIIKTIILPLILFSAVLTIVNNLSSKIQVTKLASLLKQSAAVILGFVLTAFVGIISIQGITAATVDGVTIRTAKFAVDKFIPIVGGFLSDAMDTVIGCSLILKNAVGAIGLISIFLLCLMPMIKILALIIVYKLAAALIEPISENGLVDCLNSMSNALILLFATVSSVAIMFFMTITIIISTGNITVMMR, from the coding sequence ATGAATAAAATTATAAAAATCTTTGTTGTGACCCTATGCTGCTACTTTTTTCTATTTTCTATTGTATGGGGTCAGGAGGATGGATTGACACCAGAGAAAATAATACAAAATCAAATAGAAAGACTAGAAACCCAGGAATTACAGGAGATCATGGATGTTATCAATAGGGATTTAGAGGAATATATACCTAAAATAGAATTCAAAGCCTTCATTATCAACGTGTTAAAGGGAGAAAGCACAATTTCCTTTAATGAGCTTTTAAAAGGAAGTGTTAGATTTTTATTTCGTGAAGTAATTGCCAACTGGAGGCTGTTGGTGCAAATTATTATATTGGCATCTATTTGTGCGGTTCTAAAGAACTTACAAAGTGCTTTTGAAAATGAAGTGGTTGGAAAACTGGCTTATAATGTATGCTACCTAGTGATTATCAGTATTTCCATAAAAAGCTTTATGATAGCTGTTCATATAGGAAAGGAAACGATAGATTTGATGGTGAGCTTCATGCAGGCTTTAATGCCGGTGCTCTTGGCAATGTTAATGGCTATAGGAGGTATAACCACCTCGGCCTTTTTACATCCTATTTTGTTGGGTGCTATAGGCTTTGTGGGGACCATCATTAAAACCATCATCCTGCCATTAATCCTATTTTCAGCTGTACTGACTATTGTAAACAATTTATCCTCTAAAATCCAAGTAACAAAATTAGCTAGTTTACTAAAGCAGTCAGCTGCTGTTATTTTAGGATTTGTTTTAACAGCCTTTGTAGGGATTATATCTATACAGGGGATTACCGCAGCTACTGTAGATGGTGTTACGATACGAACGGCTAAATTTGCTGTAGACAAGTTTATACCAATAGTAGGAGGTTTTCTCTCGGATGCAATGGATACGGTGATAGGATGCTCCCTCATACTAAAAAATGCAGTGGGGGCAATTGGTTTAATATCTATCTTTCTATTGTGTTTGATGCCTATGATAAAAATATTAGCCCTTATTATTGTGTATAAGCTGGCGGCGGCTCTAATAGAACCAATATCAGAGAATGGACTGGTGGATTGTCTCAACAGTATGAGCAACGCACTGATTTTATTATTTGCTACTGTAAGCTCTGTAGCCATCATGTTTTTCATGACAATAACTATTATCATAAGTACCGGCAACATAACTGTAATGATGAGGTAG
- the spoIIIAD gene encoding stage III sporulation protein AD has translation MDIFQIVALGLVAAVLSVVVKNQKPEIGMYIALATGIIIFIMVATKLQSVIEILNQMANKINIDDIYLSTILKIVGIAYIAEFGAQVCKDAGEGLIASKIEFAGKILIMVMAVPILVSLMDLIINIVP, from the coding sequence ATGGATATTTTTCAAATTGTAGCTTTAGGCCTAGTGGCTGCAGTCTTATCAGTTGTTGTAAAAAATCAAAAACCAGAAATTGGTATGTACATAGCCTTAGCCACTGGAATTATTATCTTCATCATGGTGGCAACGAAACTGCAATCGGTGATTGAAATTCTTAATCAAATGGCAAATAAAATCAACATCGATGATATTTATTTATCTACGATACTAAAAATTGTTGGAATTGCATATATAGCTGAATTCGGAGCCCAGGTTTGCAAGGATGCAGGAGAAGGTTTGATTGCATCAAAAATAGAGTTTGCAGGGAAAATCTTAATTATGGTTATGGCAGTTCCAATCTTAGTATCATTGATGGACCTGATTATTAACATAGTACCCTAG
- the spoIIIAC gene encoding stage III sporulation protein AC, which produces MIISVDLIFKIAAIGILVSVLNQVLLRAGREEQAMMTTLAGIIVVLMIVISLVSDLFDTVKTMFQLY; this is translated from the coding sequence ATGATTATAAGTGTTGATTTAATTTTTAAAATTGCAGCTATCGGAATCTTAGTTTCTGTACTGAATCAAGTATTATTGAGGGCTGGCAGAGAGGAACAGGCAATGATGACGACATTAGCTGGAATAATTGTAGTTTTGATGATAGTGATTAGTCTAGTAAGTGATTTGTTTGATACAGTTAAAACTATGTTCCAACTGTATTAA